The Arachis ipaensis cultivar K30076 chromosome B07, Araip1.1, whole genome shotgun sequence genomic interval TCAGAAGACCGNNNNNNNNNNNNNNNNNNNNNNNNNNNNNNNNNNNNNNNNNNNNNNNNNNNNNNNNNNNNNNNNNNNNNNNNNNNNNNNNNNNNNNNNNNNNNNNNNNNNNNNNNNNNNNNNNNNNNNNNNNNNNNNNNNNNNNNNNNNNNNNNNNNNNNNNNNNNNNNNNNNNNNNNNNNNNNNNNNNNNNNNNNNNNNNNNNNNNNNNNNNNNNNNNNNNNNNNNNNNNNNNNNNNNNNNNNNNNNNNNNNNNNNNNNNNNNNNNNNNNNNNNNNNNNNNNNNNNNNNNNNNNNNNNNNNNNNNNNNNNNNNNNNNNNNNNNNNNNNNNNNNNNNNNNNNNNNNNNNNNNNNNNNNNNNNNNNNNNNNNNNNNNNNNNNNNNNNNNNNNNNNNNNNNNNNNNNNNNNNNNNNNNNNNNNNNNNNNNNNNNNNNNNNNNNNNNNNNNNNNNNNNNNNNNNNNNNNNNNNNNNNNNNNNNNNNNNNNNNNNNNNNNNNNNNNNNNNNNNNNNNNNNNNNNNNNNNNNNNNNNNNNNNNNNNNNNNNNNNNNNNNNNNNNNNNNNNNNNNNNNNNNNNNNNNNNNNNNNNNNNNNNNNNNNNNNNNNNNNNNNNNNNTGGCTCAAAAAGATCCTTAAGAACCAAGCCTGAGTTATTTAAAGACTGAGGATCCAAAGATGATGATGCTGGCAGTAAAGTGATTTCAATTCCCTGACCAGCATGGGAATTTGCTGACTCTCTATTGATTTCTGGGTGTTGAACACTTCTATTCTcgttattttcaatgtatatgttGTCATCATCACTACAGTCTGAAGTAGCTGGGAAAATAAAAGCTAGTTAGATTGGGTAAAAATCCATATCATTCAATAAGTTGCTTTTTACAATTGTAATGATAAAAAACAGATACATGTACTATAGGAAAGGAACAACAGATACAGTAAGAGTACTTAGATAGCCTACTATGAAGATACAAGaaattgagaaaattccaacaaacaAAAGAGTAAAACTTTTTCTAACTGaaaaacaattaacaatccaattGGTTAATCAAGTTAATACCTGTTAATAACTAGCCACACACACACCAAAAACTCATTTCCTGCAACTTTTGCTAAACATACTGGGAATAGTCAAAACTAAGTAAAATACACCACTTACAAAGTTGGAGAACTTCGTTAGTTTGAATGGATTGAAATTAGAAGGAGCTTCAGAAAGGAAAAGCTCTAGATAGTGCAGCAGAAACAGACCACAATCATATGAGTTTTCTTGCTGTGGCAACTGTCATGAAACAAACATTAATCCACTAGACATTAGTAAAAAGAACCTTAAGAATTGGGAAAATAAAGGGAAAAAGATAGTTCCCCAATAGCTCAAAAAATATAACCATGGACAATTAAGGAAATTTCCAAATGATTAAAGCACAGCATATGCATttcctagtttttgaaaattaaatctcAAAAGAAGGGATTTTTCATATCAAATGCATGCATCATCAGTAGTTTGCCATAGGATCCTAGCACATNNNNNNNNNNNNNNNNNNNNNNNNNNNNNNNNNNNNNNNNNNNNNNNNNNNNNNNNNNNNNNNNNNNNNNNNNNNNNNNNNNNNNNNNNNNNNNNNNNNNNNNNNNNNNNNNNNNNNNNNTGAGTACAAAATATTCATGTTCATCAACTTAAATAATCATGTAAGGGAGCACAATTGCAGTTGATAAAAATAAAACCAAGATTTGCTTTATTCAACACCAAGAAATCCTAAAAAGgacgaataaaataaaaatatttgtaagTAATACCGCAAGAGAAAGAAAACGCATGTTAAGGAATCTTGATTCAAGGTCTTCTTCCAATGTAGCTGCATGCCTCTCTTTCCATTCTTCCCACAAGTAACTATCAATATCAGACCAGAAGGGATCAAAATTTAAATCTGAGTTCAACTTTTAAGATGAGAATACAGATAAATATAAGAGACAAGATACTAGTACAAGTAAACATTGATAATACCACAGACATCAACATAGAAATCAACATAAGAAAACAATAAATACTAACAGAAAACTAGTAATGAAATAGAAATTGCTATTGCATGCTCTCTGCAGCATCGCTAAGCATAGTAATGTTGGTTTTCTTGTATAACATTGTTACTCATACATAAAACTATTATGATATTTGCATTTTCAGTGTTCAAACTAAATATAAAGGCCAAGAACAGTCTAACTCCTAAAACCCACCCAAAGAAATATGTATGAACATCAGCATAAAATTGGAGATGATCAATGAAATAAGTGTATGCAAATGAGAAGTTCTAATACTCTCTGTCATACCTTTGCACAAGGTTTTTAAGACCATTATGACTTCCTTTTATAGAATCCATATGCAATATGCAGGGAACTTTGAGTGACTTGTCCCGCTCCTTATCTAGAATAGTTATACAACATAAATATCTGATAAAACAGAGATTCACAATAAACTATTAATATTAATATCCATATCCATGTGCAATATTTCTCACCATTAAAGTTAACCACTTCACCAGGATGACATATGACTATCAAACTCCAGTGTAGACTGTCATCACAACACAATTTCATTTGGATGAGCACTTGAATACAGATAGAGAGacaaaaaagaaagaagcaaACTTCAACACAATCTTACTTGAAGTTTACTGGTATGAAGATGTAATCTTTTTCAAATAACTTTACTTTTCTCGTCCATTTGCGAACACGCAGAAATGCTGCTTTGCCATCAGAAGCACTTGCAGGATTTTTATCCATATCAGCAAGCTTCCGAAAGAAAAAACTGTTAAAAAAATGATATCTTGACTTCTCCTCATCTTGTATTTGACTCTTCAGATATCTGCCAACAGTAAGGTTTTTAAAATGAAATACATTCAATCAAGCACCGCAATTCACTTATTTAATATTCTCTGCTTTAACATTGGGCAATAGTTACTCATTTTAGTATTCTCTCTGCATGCAGGTGCCCATCTTTCACATATGTGCCTAGATATATGATTTATATTCAACTGAGGAATGCATATTACAAAATTATATAATACAAAGGAACCTGCATATTCCATTTCATAAAGTTCCGGTCTATAAAACTGGATTGCGACCAAAGAACAAAAACACTTGACAAGAGAATGCAAAAATTATTCAAACTTACTGGATGTAAAAATCAATAATTGTGTCATTAACAAATGTGTCTGGCCGCAAGAGATCAACATCTCTCTTACTTAGAGAAACAGCATCTGGATCCCCTTTTGGATAGATTACTTCGTCAAAAGGCTGCACGAAACTGTTTCAGATAATAAAACCTAAGTATTAGCCACAACTCAGTATTTAATACTCCCTTCCCATcaccaaaacaaaagaaacactcGCACCTTCTAAAGAAAATACAACAATAAAATCAGAGGACAAGAACATGCAATGTATTAAAGTAGAGAACAGAAGATATTATGATATATTACATCCAATTTAATGAACACCTTGCGAAGAACCAATAGATTAAAGAAGATTTGCATAAACTTCATTCCCAATTAAAAATCTATGGGCCAACACTTTTCTGTACTTTGAGATATATGGGAAAGATGAAATGCTATACAAAGGAAAACTTTCCAACAAACAAGCAATTAAGGATTTGCAACCTCTTAAGCAAAACATCTAGGCAGCAAACTAAACAGCACAGAAACAACATAACACAAAGGAAAACATTCAAATTCAGCATATATCATGCAAACACACGAGAGACAAACATCAGAAAGAAATGAAGTGCAGTAATTCCATGGTATCTATGAATCTAAGCATACTtgtttaaaagataaaataaaattctaactcACTTAGGGAAGTAGCTTCTCGGATCTTCTGAATAATTTTCATTGCCTTCTATGTCCATACTGCAACTGAAAATATAATCAAAAGAATGTTATCTTACGTCAAGTGATACAAAATGGCATGCCTAAAGTCTGAACCAATAAGTAAGCTTTCTTACGAGAAATGGAGCTTCACATCATAagtttatataatataaaaataacaaaaaaaaaagacaatattattaataaaagcaACAGAGTCCAGCAGCCACTCATGAATTGCAAATCAACTACGATTATATAAATTACCAAGAAAGACTAATTTGATGACTTACTGAAGCACAATTTTCCAAATATCTGAGTATTTCATATTCAGAGATGTGATCTGTTTATGCCTCAGAGACCAATTGGAATCAACAACCGCAATCTCCAATTCCTCAATGCCTAGCACATGCAGTTAAAAGTCAACTTATATTAATTGAAAATATCATATATGTCACGTATGCCACATGGTAAAGAAGAAAACCTCTACATGGATAAATTACATTAAATATACTCACCTGAAGTGGTGTTGTTTGCTTGATTTGACTCAGTTGCTTTACAAGATATTACACGAAGCTTTAAAACGATCGTTGCACTCTGAAAGAAGTATAAATCAGGATATAAAGANNNNNNNNNNNNNNNNNNNNNNNNNNNNNNNNNNNNNNNNNNNNNNNNNNNNNNNNNNNNNNNNNNNNNNNNNNNNNNNNNNNNNNNNNNNNNNNAAAAAGACGAGCAACAAAAGTACTCACACTCTGGAACGACTTGCACTTAATATCAACGAGATCATCAACTGGCCATTCAAGCTCAATGGCTCCTTGCTTTATACATGTAGTTGAAACATTAATCTTGATACAATAATGTGAAAATGTTAACTTTGGCCCCATATAGTAATTATCCTGGTATATGACATAATCAGGATGAAGAACAACTTCCATATTTGCATCATCCTGAAAATTACATGGAGAAAGAAAAACAGTAAATAAGACAAACCAACTGAGAAAGTAACACTCGACTATAACGAAATAAGCAAAAATTATAGTATAACTACAAGTTACAACTGAAGCAACCATGGAAGCTTGAATATGAATTACCATGTTGTAACCGTATCTGCCATTCAATTCACAACCATTCGACGAAACTGAAATCATGGAACTAAGTTTAATGAGTAAAGGGCAACAAAGTATTTCCAAATCAACAGTGCAAGAGTGAATGAGTTTCAAGGATCCAGGATTACTATAAAAGCACACCATTTTCTACAATATCAGAGGCAGGACTTGAAGGAACACTCTCATTCATGCACTCATCAGCCTCTGAATTAACATCAACTGATTCATTCTGCAAAATTATAAAGTAGAGGATAGAAGATAAAATCGACAAGGATATAAATCTCTTTATAAAATCCTTTCCTCGGGCTACAATGTTATGTTatggataaaaaaaaaaaaagctacatTACACTGGATGGTGACCGTGATGGATCCATCTGGCTTGTCTGAGGTGATTCCTCACCACTTGTATCCTTTGCTTCTGGTTCATCATGGTTATAAATATCTACTTTAAAATTACAGTGATTTTCGTGActagtgaaatttgattttttagcATGTTCCAGCTCAGAATTCGAGTCTTTTCTGTCAAACTTATATCCCAATGTGTCCAGAGGGAGATCTAAACCACTCTTTTCAGGGTTGAATTTATCACCAAGTGCATCAACATCGACACATGTAATATCAACATCGTTCTCGGCATTGACTTTGTCTACATGAGTGTCTGTGAATATATGAAGTGTAGTGAGCTATGTACAGTCATTATATTTCCAAACAGCTTAACAATGAGCAATAGCAAAACTAGCACATTTATGTCATGCCACCGCATTCACATTAGAACTTAAATGTTTAAATAGTAAAACAAGAAAGATGCAAAGTACATGAGAAGAAAACACTTCAAATTCAATGTCAATTGCATCATCACACAAGGTATACTCGCCCCCCAAAAAAGGGAAGCAGCCATACTTATATGCTCCTGCTGAGATGGCTATGTCTATCGGTCTATGCATATGGGCATGCCGTGGACCTTTGCCACACCAATGCATCATAGTGAGTCCATAGATGACAATGTATCTTGGACTTGATGACCTCATTCAAATTCTCTAGTTCCGTAATGACAgggtttgttttttattttacaacaacaacaacaactgcaTCCTTCATTTGGCAGTTAAGACGTTTGCTATCGTCTTGGATACTATCAacaactctctcttctctccccTTCCATGATAAGATTTCAGTGCTTTCCTATAAATATATCGCGTTCTTCATTATCTATCTACTAAGATAACGTGAATTTCAAAGTGCACGGACGAATTTGAAGTACCAGAAATTTTTCCTACCAAAGTGGCGCCACAATTTCAAACAACACAGAAAATTCTACCAAATCTCCACACGCATTGCACAATTTCCCATCCAAAACGCAAAATAGGCACACGCAGAATTGAATTTAGCGATCTCGTTGTGTTGTtgtcgttcttcttcttcctcattgaAATCAAATACGTGTAGATCCGTGCGCGGAGACTTGTTCATCGTCTCCGAGAGAGGTTTTGGCGATTTCGAACTCGGAGCGAGCTGAGAAAGGTGACTCAGTGAGTCAGGGGCGCGAAATCGATGCGAAGTGGTAATGGACGAAGCTGAGACTTTGGGAGATTTTACTACCCTTGGGGTTGAGGACCCGAGAAAAAGCCTTTATATACCGTGGAGCTGGCTAATTAGATCATGCCACGCGTCCCTAAACCTCTGTTCTGTTGGAAACTCATGAGTCGTATCTTTCTTGCGAGCTAAACAAGTTGTGGTAAGTCATAAGTGAGAGAACTGCTAAGGTTGTTGTAtcaataataaatttatattaattatttttaaataaaatcattGTTTTATTTAGATTTcgtatcaattaaaaaaataaaatcgaCTAAGTACATAACTTCTTTCATGAATCCTCAAAGATTATAAGAGGAAAAAcagttgaaaaaaataaaaggaaggaTAAACAACAAGAGAAAGAAGCACAataaatcaataataataataataagtgtaTCTTAAGAATCATCCAAAAAATATAATGTGATGAGAGTGTTGTATATAATAAAAGATAACAACTAAGACACCAATATTAACTTGCCTGAACAAAAAGTTGAGTTAATTAGTTGAGAGGTTTATCTATTTTatgcaacaaattaaaaaaattttattaaaaatataaaaaaatttaaatttttaatgtatttattttgtatttattaaataaaaatatttaaaattttttattaataataaatttattatatgtTCTAAGAATACATGTTAACTAAACCCTTAATTGAGATAGTGGAAATTGATGAAATAAAATCTATTTGTTAATTAGAAGTATcaaaaaatatctaattaataAGTATTTTTTCTAAACACTTTTTAAATGCGTTTAGTTTGCCTATGTCTTACATGTTAATTAAGGTTATTATGCATGGaaacttatttttttaaaatatataaatgcATAACAAAAAgattaacaattttaaattttatatatttttcatatttttttcatcTAATACTTTAACATATATCCTAAAATTATATCTTAACTAAATTCATTTGAATATCTCTAAGTATTAAAGTAAAGAAAAAACATTTATGAGAACCCGGAAAAAAAATTACTGGCATAAATCACATTGACCTATTAACTCTAACTTTTCGCTAGGAGTATCTATGGCTGCGTTTGTTTCTGAGAACATGACATGACAAGACACTGAGAATAGGATATGATAAGACACTAATagatagagacacaaaattttgtattcttgtattctgtttggtgataaactagaacaaattatgaaaattcaatttattttcatttttttattcaaaaaatttgagataaaaaatataataataaaaaatataattataaaaattaacaagaataatgaaagaaaaaatgaaaaataagttgtgtcccttgttagtgttttcgtgtccttcctgtcaggacggacacaaaatacactaattcagtgtctctgtaCATATTATCTCTATCCATGTCTCCTCTATTAAATATGATTTTGTGTCTTTGTGTCCCTGTCCCAGTGTtctgtctctgtaaacaaacgcaacctatgatatgattgataaaaaaaTTCGTGATTACCAACAAATTTACTAGGATGTCGATAAATATCCATGTCATTGTTGATAATTTTTTACCTATTTTACTCATGTCAGTTATAGTCACTAAAATAGTTTTgtcaataattttatttttattagagatttttattagaaataaatattattttgatCTTTATAATTTAGAATGAGGGCAATCTACCTAATTAAATAAAATGTGAGAATCCTTTACCTATATACACAAAACAGAAACTTGTTACATGCATGTGCAATTTCATCTTTATGTAAACCATGAGAGCCTACCACGGTTTCCACCTTTTACGTAAACCGTTGGAGGCTACAAGGTTTTATGGTTGGAAAACTTTGGGCATAATCCCTGGCTACCTACCACGGATTATGAAGAAAAAAGCTAAGGCATATACCGTGGTTGCTTCCCACGGTTTATAAAGAGGAGGCCTTGAACGAAAACCCCCATTGGTTCCCACGGTTTACATGCTAAGTAGTATAAATACATAATCCGTTGATGGTCATGGCGGATCATTTGTGCTGAAACAAAAAGTGAAAGAGCAAGGGGGGTTGAGAGAGTTTCAGGGAGAGCTTTGGAAGGTTTTGGTGAGATTTGGTGTTACTATTATGATAATGgtagttattattattacttttattttgtaCTAGAATTGGGAGGTGTTAGCATTATAATTATTGATATAGTTAGTAGAATTATTCTTGTTGGTATTGTTGTTATTCCTATTGTATAAATGTTGTTGTTATTACTATTTATTAGAGGAAATAGAAAACCAAAGTCGgtatctaataattttttttacactaTGTTTGATGTTATTAGTATTGGTCGTATGTTGAGGGATTTTGTTACCCACATTTTGCAGCCTACTAGGGTTATTAGCGGCGTTAGGAGACAGCAGAATATGCCTTTACACGACCGGATTATATCGTATCTGGAGACCGCCGGCTTGTATCATTTGGCTAGGCTGAACAGTCACTGGTTCTGGGTTGATGAGCCTCTAGTTAGTGCATTTATTGAGCGGTGGCATCCCGAGACCCACAcctttcatatgccatttgggaaGTGCACTATCACTTTGCAACATGTGGCATATCAGCTGGGTTTGCCGATCGATAGGGAGCCCGTTAGTGGGTGTCTGACTGAGTTTGAGAATCTGATGGAACACGTAAGACCGGCATGGGTGTGGTTTCGAGAGTTTTTTGGGGAGTTACCTCCGCAGAGTAAAATCAAGCAGATGACAGTGTGCTACATATGGTTCCATGAGAGGTTCCGGGTTCTCCCAACAGATGCTAGTGAGGAGACCGTGCGTATATACGTTGTATAGATGTCTTTGTCGTGGGACAAACAGAAACGTTGTTAACTTGGCCGAGCCACTACAGCTTCTACAGTCTTGGATTTTATGGAGGTTTCCCACTTTGAGGCCTAGTGGGTTTGATGGATTCGGGTTTTCGCTTGCATCCAGGTACGGTTTAATATTTTCGGTTCATAACTTGGTCAACATCATTTGTTCTTGATGATTATGACATGATTTGAATGAAAATTGTAGGTGGGCTGAATATCTACTGAGGAACGATGCAGGGGATCAAAGAGTGGTGTCTGCACGCCTTACTTTGGATCGATTGCGTGTCCACGATGTAAATCATGTAGTTATTGCTCTTACTTGGACTGGTTTATGTTAAATCTGATGGTCTTACCTAACTGTAACTTTTTCGATACAGTTTGTGTGGGAGCCGTATTCTTCTTCCGAGGTTGCTTCTGTTATTCACCCGGAGATACTAGTTGACGAGCACCGTAGGCTATGGACCAGCATCACCAGCCTGATATATTTTGCTACGATTGAGTGGCATCAGGTGGATAGGATGCTACCTCAGTTTGGCGGTGTTCAGCATCTTCCTCAGGGGGCTCTGAACATAGATTGGCTACATGCCAAGGATGGCAGGGGTGGGGACCGATGGTTCCCCAAATATTATCAGGAGTGGCATCAGCATTGAGAGAACCGGCTTTATTCAGTCATACCAGTCGATTGAGTCCCTGACCCCGGTCCATCAGCTGAGTACCTTGAGTGGTGGTGCCGTGTGGCCCACAGATTCCTATCCCCAGATGTTGCCTTTCAGGATCCGAGGTCGATTGTGTTGACTGATGAAGCCCGTCATAGAGGGTCATCGCAGGCACCTCCCAGGGTGCAGGTTTACGACAGACCAGATAACAGGCGAGTCGATCGACGTCGGCGTATAGGCACACGTACCACAGATCGAGAGTGGCGATGGCTCGACGACCGTTTGGATGAGGACCTCCCTGGTGCTGGTGATGGAGATGCGGTGGATTATCGTGTTCCTCGACGTAGAGATAACAAGGAGACCCTCCTGTAGTGTCACATGCGATCGTAGGTTGGACAAGAAGAATGCCCATGACTCTGCATTTTCTCCCTTCACAAGGGCGAAGGCTATCGGGAGGATGTTCGAGTTCCCATCCTGCGCTATCACCAGCAGCAGCGTGCCTCCGTACTTGCCATACAAGTGGGTACCGTCAATACTCACTAGGGGCTTGCAATGCCGGAATGCCTCGATGCAGGGTAAAAATGTCCAGAAAAGTCGATGAAAATACACGGTTGACTCATCGACCTCACCCCCAAGTAGAACATGAGAGGTCTTCAACACAGTAACTGTCCCAGGCATGATCGACTGTACCCCTAGCATCCAACGTGGCAACTCCGCGTATGACTCTTCCCAATCTCCATAGATTTGTACCACTGCCTTCTGTTTGGCCATCCAAACCTTCCTGTAACTAGGCCTGAAACCGTAATCGGCTTCTGTAGCTTGTTGCAAGACCTTTACCGTAACCGCAGCATCTGCCTTAACCAAGGGAAGAATCCTCGCACAGATAACGTGGTAATCCAGCTGACGGTGATCGCTAGAAATGGAGGTTGCCAAGCAAGTGTGTGGCCCGTTGTACCTCCTAACCTCCCAAGTCCTTTCATGCACGCAGCGCTACGCGAATCAACCAACTACAATCCTTCCCGAACTCCTTGCATTTTCCATGATACTTCATATGGTCTGATTCGATGACTCTGTACTGAACACCTCGACGGATAGTCCTTCACACTCAAAACAGCCTTATCTTTATTCTGGAATAATTGCCCGATCTGAAATTCTGTAGAAGAGCCCCCAACTGTAGGACCACCGTCTGATTGTTGACCCAAAGCCTCCAAGTTAAGAGTGGAGAAGTGTGGAGGGTACTGTTGAGTGCCAGAACTTGAATGCCCATGCTCTGTATGTGGATTGGCACCTGTGTCATTATCACTGTCCCCAACGATATCTACAGGCTCCTGGTCAGAGTCATCGTCACACATTGCATTCTCTACTCGATCAGGTTCTCCAAAGCCTTGCGCATCATGGATCAAGCCACCACCGGTGCCCACCACATATGCCTGCCCAGAGGCCCCTGGATTCTCCACAAGTACAGAACTAC includes:
- the LOC107607905 gene encoding uncharacterized protein LOC107607905 gives rise to the protein MASEEESTLVLVHCSGKIQRSKKYGVKFTDREPLSIFNSSSSTLSELKNSILQKLGVFGSKWVKKLFYKISITVVLTGVKYDTFVLAADEDIRVLFHCVRSFPEVRIHELFAKLEVGVDSSGALAPVHSLTAAGGASSSMPVVRPPVPLVGSPSFTADLDRTEVGSSVLVENPGASGQAYVVGTGGGLIHDAQGFGEPDRVENAMCDDDSDQEPVDIVGDSDNDTGANPHTEHGHSSSGTQQYPPHFSTLNLEALGQQSDGGPTVGGSSTEFQIGQLFQNKDKAVLSVKDYPSRCSVQSHRIRPYEVSWKMQGVREGFDHRQLDYHVICARILPLVKADAAVTVKVLQQATEADYGFRPSYRKVWMAKQKAVVQIYGDWEESYAELPRWMLGVQSIMPGTVTVLKTSHVLLGGEVDESTVYFHRLFWTFLPCIEAFRHCKPLVSIDGTHLYGKYGGTLLLVIAQDGNSNILPIAFALVKGENAESWAFFLSNLRSHVTLQEGLLVISTSRNTIIHRISITSTREVLIQTVVEPSPLSICGTCAYTPTSIDSPVIWSVVNLHPGRCLR
- the LOC107607904 gene encoding probable ubiquitin-like-specific protease 2B (The sequence of the model RefSeq protein was modified relative to this genomic sequence to represent the inferred CDS: added 130 bases not found in genome assembly) → MNKSPRTDLHVFDFNEEEEERQQHNEIAKFRSPILNPPLLSNHDTHVDKVNAENDVDITCVDVDALGDKFNPEKSGLDLPLDTLGYKFDRKDSNSELEHAKKSNFTSHENHCNFKVDIYNHDEPEAKDTSGEESPQTSQMDPSRSPSSNESVDVNSEADECMNESVPSSPASDIVENGVLLYSMISVSSNGCELNGRYGYNMVIHIQASMVASVDDANMEVVLHPDYVIYQDNYYMGPKLTFSHYCIKINVSTTCIKQGAIELEWPVDDLVDIKCKSFQSSATIVLKLRVISCKATESNQANNTTSGIEELEIAVVDSNWSLRHKQITSLNMKYSDIWKIVLHCSMDIEGNENYSEDPRSYFPNFVQPFDEVIYPKGDPDAVSLSKRDVDLLRPDTFVNDTIIDFYIQYLKSQIQDEEKSRYHFFNSFFFRKLADMDKNPASASDGKAAFLRVRKWTRKVKLFEKDYIFIPVNFNLHWSLIVICHPGEVVNFNDKERDKSLKVPCILHMDSIKGSHNGLKNLVQSYLWEEWKERHAATLEEDLESRFLNMRFLSLALPQQENSYDCGLFLLHYLELFLSEAPSNFNPFKLTKFSNFVSGVFYLVLTIPSMFSKSCRK